The genomic window GCCTGCTCGACCGCCTCGATGTAATCGGGAGTATGGATGCGGAGCAGGTCGGCCCGGTCCGCCGCGGTGGGCGCCAATAGCTCGACACCGTCGAGTAATCCGAGACTTTCCGCCAGCGCCATGGTGAACTTCAGGCGCGCCGGTTTCATCGGGTGCTCCGGGGTCCAGGTGTAGTCGAGAAACCGGTCGGTCCAGACGACGGTTCCGGTGCTGCGCTGTTCGCCGGGTGGCGCCGGGTGTTCGCTGCGCGGTGCAGTGGCCATACTCGCAACGCTACGCGGGAAGGTACGGACCCCGTCGAACGTTGGTATGCAGTAGAAATACAGACAAGTGCGATCGCGGCGGCATGCCGTGCGCCGACGGGGAACCCGCATTGCCGCGCCGAACGCGGCGCGAAACCGTCCGGCACACGGTCGTGTCGGTGTGCCTAGGTAGAATTCGTGCCGACGAAGGGGTAACAGGTGAAAGATCTGGTCGACACCACGGAGATGTATCTCCGTACCATCTACGACCTCGAGGAGGAGGGCGTGGTGCCCCTGCGCGCCCGGATCGCCGAGCGCCTCGAACAGAGTGGACCGACGGTGAGCCAAACTGTCGCGCGGATGGAACGCGACGGTTTGCTGCTGGTCGCCGGAGACCGCCACCTCGAGCTGACCGAGAAGGGCCGCGGCATGGCGGTCGCGGTGATGCGCAAGCACCGGCTCGCCGAGCGCCTGCTCGTCGACATCATCGGGCTCGATTGGCAGAACGTGCACGCCGAAGCCTGCCGCTGGGAACACGTGATGAGCGAGGACGTCGAGCGGCGGCTGGTCGAGGTGCTCAACCACCCGACCACCTCCCCCTACGGCAACCCCATCCCCGGCCTCGACGAGCTTGGCGTCGTGCCGCCGACCGCGGCCGAAGAGACCCTGGTCCGGCTGTCCGACCTGCCGTACGGCCAGGTGCACGCCGTCGTGGTGCGCAGGCTGGCCGAGCACATCCAGACCGACCCCGAGGTCATCGGCCAACTGCGGGAGGCGGGCGTGGTGCCCGACGCTCGCGTGACGGTCGAGAACAAGCCGGGCTCGGTGGTCATCACCGTGCCGGGCCACGACGGTTTCGAGCTGTCCGACGAGATGGCCCACGCTGTCCAGGTGAAGCTGGTCTGACGCGTGAAACTTCTGGTCACGGGTGGTGCCGGGTACGTCGGTGGGGTCTGCGCGCAGGTGCTGCTCGAAGAAGGTCATGAGGTTGTCGTCGTCGACGACCTGTCCACCGGCAATGCCGACGGCGTCCCGTCCGCCGCCCGCTTCGTCGAGGGCGACATCGCGCAGGCCGCCACCGCGCTGCTCGCGGCCGAAACCTTCGACGGCGTCCTGCATTTCGCGGCGCAATCGCTGGTCGGTGAGTCGGTACAGCAGCCGGAGAAGTACTGGCACGGCAACGTGGTGAAGACCTTCGAGCTGCTGGAGGCGATGCGCCACGCGGGCACCCCACGGCTGGTGTTCTCCTCCACCGCGGCCGTGTACGGGGAACCGGAACAGGTGCCGATCACCGAGGACGCGCCGACCCGCCCCACCAACCCGTACGGTGCGTCGAAACTCGCCATTGATCACGCCATCACCTCCTACTCGATCGCGCACGGACTGGCGGCGACCAGCCTGCGCTACTTCAACGTCGCCGGGGCCTACGGTGGCCTCGGCGAAAACCGGGTGGTGGAAACACATCTCATTCCGCTCGTACTGCAGGTCGCGGCCGGGCACCGCAAGGCGATCTCGGTATTCGGCACCGACTGGCCCACTCCCGACGGCACCGCGATCCGCGACTACATCCACATCCGCGACCTCGCCCAAGCCCACCTGCTGGCCCTCGGCAGCTCCGAGCCGGGCACGCACCGCGTCTACAACCTCGGCAGCGGCACCGGTTTCTCGGTCCGCCAAGTGATCTCGGCCTGCGAACGCGTCACCGGCCTGCCCATCACCGCCCAGGACGCCCCCCGCCGCCCCGGCGACCCCGCCACCCTCATCGCCTCCAGCGAGCGCGCCATCGCCGAACTCGGCTGGCACCCGGAACACAACGACCTCGACGAAATCGTCTCCGACGCCTGGCATTTCCTCCAATCCCTCGGCCCCCGAGCCCACAGCGCCCGCTGAGCTTTACCGTTCGACCATGCCGCGCCGAAACCGCGCCACATGGTCTGGCAGTTGCCACCGGTCAGCACCATTCGCTGACCGGTAGCACTACCGCCGACTCGCCACACCCCGGCGCTGCCTGAACACCTACCGCGCGGCCTGACGGTGGTCCACGATCAGCACCATTCGCTGACCGGTAGCACTACCCCCGGCTCGCCACACCCCGGCGCTGCCTGAACACCTACCGCGCGGCCTGACAGTTGCCACCGGTCAGCGCCATTCGCTAGCCGGTGGCACTACCCCCGACTCGCCACACTCCGGCGCTGCCTGATCACCTACCGCGCGGCCTGACAGTTTCCACCGGTCAGCGCCATTCGCTAGCCGGTGGCACCGCTGCGACTCCTCGCACCCCGCGCTGCCCTGGTCACCTCTTTCGCACACGTTGTTACCAACGGGATCAAGTAGCCGCGGCCCACACACGCCGGGATAACCGCACGGTCTGGCTTGCGTCCCGCTCAGCACCATTTCGCTGGCCCGTGGCACGGCCGCCAACTCATCGCCATCCATCCTGCCCTGGTCACATCCCTCGAACACGTTGCTACCAACAGGATTGGTAGCCGCCGCCCGCAGGCCCCCACTGAACTTTCCCGGTCGACCACGCCACGCCGGGGCCGCCGCATGGTCTGGCTTGCACCCCGGTCGGCCCAACTCGCAAACCGGGCGGCACAGCCAATTCCTCCGCACACGGCGCTGCGCCGATCGCCTCCGTCGCACCTATGACCACCAGCTGCGGCCTGCCACCTCGCGTACCCTGATCACCTGCGCCGGACCGTTGGCACCAGGCGACACGGCTGCGAGCTCGCCGCGCCCACCATGCCGCGCTGATTACCTCCTCCGCGCGTTGGTACCAGCAGGACTGGTCGCCGTCGGCTGTCGACAGCACGGGGTCTGCTAGGAGTTGAGGGCGAAGACGCGCGGGTCGGTTGGGCTTCATGGGGCTGGGGAGCCAAGGTCTATGCCGAGATCTGTGGCGGTGTCGTAGCCGCTGCGGGCCAGGCGGCGCAGTTGTTCGGGGCGCATGCCGACGATGAGTGATGTTTCCAGCAATGTGGCCAGGGGGTGGTCGGGGTCGGCGTCCAGGGCGGCTTCCAGCGCGATGCCCGCGAGGGGGCCGTCGCCGCGGACGTAGGCGCTGTAGCCGAGCAGTGCTGCGGCTTCGGCGCGGTCGCGGCCGGTCAAGGCTCGGGTCAGGGCGGCCCACATGCCTTCCGCCGCGACGGCGTGATCGCCGACGGCGAGCGCGAACATGGTGTCGCGCACGGCCCGGTCGCGCAGTGCGGCAGCGAGTTCGGCGATCTCTGGGACCATGAGTTCGACGCCGGACTCGGTGTTGGCGATCTGCCAGAGCACGTAGTCGAGGGCTTGCCTGCTGTAGGCGCTCGGATCGCCCCGCCGGACCGCCCTGGCATAACGGTCACGGGCCACCGCCAGCGCATTGTCCAGTATCGCCGCCACCTGGTCTCGGACGTCGGCGTCGACCGCCACCAGCTCCGTCAGCTCCGAGCGGGAACCACGAATCTGCCGACCGTCGAGAACATGCGACAGCGCCACCATCGAGGTCGCCGGATCCGGCACTACCCCACGCCGATCCACCCCGAACAGACTCCACCAGCACTGCTCCGGCTCGATGACAGGCACCGCCCACGCTCCGGCGAGCGCGATGTCGTGCGTGGCGAGCCGCCTCGCGAGGGCATCGATCAGCACCTCGAATCGCCCCGTGCCACACCGTTCCCCGGCCGTCGAGCGCTGCCGTCCCGGTTCCACGGCCCGGTCGTCGACCACGACCGCGAGCACCTCGGCCACCTCATCGTGCGCGCAGATCTGCGCCACACACCGCGCCACCACTCCCGCCCGCAGCTTCCGTCGCCCACCCTCCTGCTCCAGATCGAACCGCACCACCGCGTCGATGATCGCCCCGTCATCGCGCCCCGGCGCCGCCCGCAGCACGAGCACCACCAACGACCGCTCCGGCGGAAACCCGATCATCGCAGGCACCGCCGCGATCAACTCCCCCGGATCATCCACGTGCACAGCACAATCCGGCGCATCAGCATCGAATGACGGTGCCTGATCAGCACAGACCACCGCAGGCCCGCGATCAGCCACCCCGAACCCGCCGCCCTCAGGCGCAGCACCGGCACCTGCTCCCTCCCACGGCGCCGATTCCCCGGACGCGGCTGAGTCCTCCATTCGCGCCGTCTCGTCCAACTGCGCCGCATTGCCCAACGCCCCAGCGTCTTCCAACGCGACGCTGTCCGCCGCCGGACCTGGATCATCCGGCCGCACCTCGTCGCCCGGCCGCGCATTGCCACGCGCTCGAAGGAACTCACACGATCGCATGGCGGCGCCGAGGCTCACCGGAGCGCGGGAAGTCTTGTTGCGCAAAGACATGCGGGAACACAGGAGATCGTCCGGCGCAGCGTGTGTGCCACCGTCAGAGGCGGAATCGAGCTTCGCGGTATCAGCGGAACGGGGAGTCTCGGGTGTGGTCATGGCAGCGAGCATGCCCGCCGCTCCGACCGATCCAGCTGAGCCGACCAGGCATTTCAGCTGCCCTGGGGAATTCCGAAGGGCTGTGGACAAACTGCCCTCATCAGCGCGCGATCGCCGCTCAGCTGTCGGCGTGCCCTGCTACGGTCCCACCGCGGGACCCACGGACTACCCCTGCTCGACCCGCCGCACCGCGGTCGTGAACAGCTCGTCCACCGCCGCCATATCCGGCTTGGCATCGGAAAAAGACATATATGTCACAGTGATTCGCACATCACCGACCTGCCCGGCCAGCGTCCGCATCGTTTGCGTCAACCCGGCCCCACCGACATCCGGCGCCACCGTCCGCCGCAACGCCAACGTGTCGTCCGCGTCGATCGGCGGTGGCGGCTCGAGCTCTGTCGTCACGGTCGTCGTCGCGGCACCACGGCTCACCCGCACTGTCGAGCACTGCTTCAGCTGACTACGCCACGCCGCCAGCGGCTGCTCGGTCCTGATCAATTCCACCGTGATCGTGGCACGCGTCGCATCGTCGGTACCGACGGCGATCGCGGTCTGATCCGGCCCGAGCCGCTGTTCCGGCGGCACACAATTCCCCGGCTGCACCCGCGCACCCCGACTGATACCGGTCAAATCCCCCGCCGCCTGACCAGCCGCTTCCGGCGGCAGCACCACCGCGGGATACCTGACCGGAAACTGCGCCGGATCCACCAGCAACGTCGACAACGCTGCGCTCACGTGGCGCGTCACCTTCGTCTGCTCGCCCGCGACCGGATGCCCGGTCACGGTCGACCCACACCCGGCGAGCAGCACCGCCGACGCGACAGGCACGGCGAAGTACACCCGCCTGCGCGCTGAATCCGCCACAGTCACCCGACCCACTGTGCCAAACTCCCCGTGCCCGCCCGCGATGCCACGCCGCCGAGCCGGGAATGCGCAGGGCTCCGGCGCTGTTGCCTCGTCGTATGGGTCGGTGTCCGGCCGTGCGCGGTGGCGGTCACCGGCATGGGGGACAATGGACATGGTCCCCGTCTCGGACGCTGCTCGTCTCGAACGACTTCGGTGTCGATGACAGAGCATCACCCGTGCCGGAGGAACCGCGCAGGAAGGAGTACGCGATGGACCACGAGTCGCGAATGTACGAACTGGAGTTCCCCGCTCCGCAGCTGTCGTCCGACGACGGCTCGGGTCCGGTTCTGGTGCACGGACTGGAAGGTTTCACCGATGCTGGGCATGCGGTGCGGCTGGCCACGACGCACCTGCGCGAGAGCCTGGAAAGCGAACTGGTCGCCTCGTTCGATGTCGACGAGCTGCTGGACTACCGTTCGCGCCGCCCGCTCATGACGTTCAAGACCGATCACTTCTCCGAATACGCGGAGCCGGAACTCAACCTCTACGCGCTGCGCGACACCGCGGGCACCCCGTTCCTGCTGCTCGCGGGCATCGAACCGGACCTGCGCTGGGAGAAGTTCACCACCGCGGTGCGGCTGCTCGCCGAACAGCTCGGCGTGCGGCGCAGCATCGGCCTCAGCGCGATCCCGATGGCGATCCCGCACACCCGCCCGCTCGGGGTGACCGCGCATTCCTCCGATCGTGAACTCATTCCCGAGCATCAGCGCTGGCCTGGCGAGTTGCAGGTACCTGGCAGCGCCTCCTCGCTGTTGGAGTACCGGATGGCGCAACACGGTCACGAGTCGGTGGGCTTCTCCGTGCACGTGCCGCACTACCTGGCGCAAACCGCCTATCCGGAAGCCGCGCAGACCCTGCTGGAGAACGTCGCCGACAACGCGGGCTTGGAGATTCCGCTCGCCGCGCTCGGTGAGGCCGCGGCCCGGGTCCGCGAACAGGTCAACGAGCACATCGCCGGCAACTCCGAGGTGGAAACCGTCGTGCACGCGCTGGAACGCCAGTACGACAGCTTCGTCAGCGCCCAGGAACGCCAGTCGAGTTTGCTCGTCGGCGACGGTGAACTACCCAGCGGCGACGAGCTCGGTGCCGAGTTCGAACGGTTCCTCGCCGAGCAGGGCGGCTACGAGGGTGAGGGCGAACCCGACAACGGCGAACAGCGGTAGCCACCGCCCGGATCCCAGCCCGTAGGGTGTTCGGAGTGGATCTGACCGAACTGCTGGAGATACCGGGAACCGACGCCGACGCGCTGTACGAGTCCTTCGGGGCGTGGGCGGCCGAGCAGGGCACCCCGCTGTATCCGGCACAGGACGAGGCGCTGCTGGAATTGGCGTCGGGATCCAACGTCATCCTGGCGACCCCAACGGGTTCCGGTAAGTCCCTGGTCGCGGTCGGCGCCCACCTCATCGCGCTCGCCCAGGGCAAACGCACCTACTACACCGCCCCGATCAAGGCACTGGTCAGCGAGAAGTTCTTCGCTCTGTGCGAGGTGTTCGGCGCCGAGCGCGTCGGCATGGTCACCGGCGACGCCGCCGTCAACGCGGACGCACCGATCATCTGCGCTACCGCGGAGATCCTGGCGAACCTGGCCCTGCGCGAGGGCTCGGCCGCCGACGTCGGCCAGGTCGTGATGGATGAATTCCACTTCTACGCCGACCCCGACCGCGGCTGGGCCTGGCAGGTTCCGCTGCTCGAACTCCCCCGCGCCCAGTTCCTGCTCATGTCCGCCACCCTCGGCGAGGTCGACTTCTTCGCCAAGGACATGGAGCGCCGCACCGGTCGCTCGACGGCGGTGGTCGCGGGCACCGAACGCCCGGTGCCGCTGACCTTCTCGTACGCGCGCACCCCCATCACCGAAACCCTGGAAGAACTCGTCACCACCCACCAGGCCCCGGTGTATGTCGTGCACTTCACCCAAGCCGCCGCCCTCGAACGCGCGCAGGCGCTGACCAGTGTGAATTTCGCCACCCGCGCCGAAAAGGACGCGATCGCCGCGGCGTTGGGTGAGTTCCGTTTCGCCTCCGGTTTCGGTAAAACGCTGTCCCGCCTGATCCGCCACGGCATCGGCGTGCACCACGCGGGCATGCTGCCGAAGTACCGCCGTCTGGTCGAACGCCTCGCCCAGGAGGGACTGCTGAAGGTGGTCTGCGGCACCGACACCCTCGGCGTCGGCATCAACGTGCCCATCCGCACCGTGCTGCTCACCGGCCTGACCAAGTACGACGGCGTGCGCACCCGCAGGCTGAAAGCCCGTGAGTTCCATCAGATCTCGGGCCGCGCCGGCCGCGCGGGCTACGACACCATGGGTACCGTCGTCGTCCAAGCCCCCGAGCACGAGGTGGAGAACACCCGCCTGCTCGCCAAGGCGGGCGACGACCCGAAAAAGCAGCGAAAGGTGGTGCGCCGCAAGCCACCCGAGGGTTTCGTCTCGTGGAGCGAGGAAACGTTCGACCGCCTCGTCGCCGCCCAGCCGGAGCCGATGGTCTCCCGCTTCAACGTGACGAACTCCATGCTGCTCAACGTGATTGCCCGCCCCGGCAACTGCTTCGACGCCATGCGGCACCTCCTGGAAGACAACCACGAGCCGCGCCCTGCCCAGCGCAAACACATCCTGCGCGCCATCCGTCTCTACCGGGCGCTGCGCGATGCCGGAGTGGTCCAACAGCTCGACGAACCCGACGCGCAGGGCCGCCGCGCCCGCCTCACCGTCGACCTGCAACGCGACTTCGCCCTGGATCAGCCGCTGTCACCGTTCGCGCTCGCCGCCTTCGAGCTACTAGACAAAGACGCGCCCAGCTATACCCTCGATGTGGTGTCCCTCATCGAATCGACCCTCGAGGATCCGCGCCAGCTGCTGATGGCTCAGCAGCACAAGGCGCGCGGCGTGGCGATCAATGAGATGAAGGCCGACGGCATCGAGTACGACGAGCGGATGGAACTGCTCGAAGAGGTCACCTGGCCCAAACCGCTCGCCGAGCTGATCGAGCCCGCCTTCGAGACCTACCGCGCCGGGCACCCGTGGGTGTCGGAGTTCGCGCCGTCGCCGAAGTCGGTGGTTCGCGACATGATCGACCGGTCGATGACCTTCGCCGAGCTGATCTCGTTCTACGAACTGGCCAGGTCCGAGGGCGTTGTGCTGCGCTACCTCGCCGACGCCTACCGCGCGCTGCGCCGCACCGTGCCCGATTCCGCGCGCACCGAGGAACTCGACGACATCACCGAATGGCTCGGCGAGCTGGTCCGGCAGGTCGATTCGAGCCTGCTCGACGAATGGGAACAGCTCACCAACCCCGGCGCGGAGATCGACGCCGACCAGCTCGCGTTCGGCGCCGAGACAGTGCGCCCCATTTCCGCCAACGAGCGCGCGTTCCGCGTGATGGTTCGCAACGCCATGTTCCGCCGGGTCGAGCTGGCCGCGCTGCACCGCTGGGACGCACTGGCCGACCTGGGCACCGGGCCGGACTGGGAGACCGAACTGGCGCCCTACTTCGCCGAGTACGAGAGCATCGGCATCGGCCAGAACGCGCGCGGACCGCAACTGTTCCAGATCGAACGAAGACCCGGTTTCTGGCAGGTGCGTCAGGTCCTCGACGACCCGGCGGGCGACCATGGCTGGTCGATCGTCGGCGTGGTGGACTTGGCCGAGTCCGACGCCGCGGGCGAGGTCGTCTTCGACGAGATCACCGTGTCCGCAGGCTGACCCGCACCAGGCTCCCCTCCCTCGAATCTCTACAGAATCCATACAGGTCACCGACCACTTCGCGCCCTGATGCGGGTGCCGAACGGCGGTGCCGCGAACGTGAGGTTTGACGGATTCGGTTCTGGGTAGGGGCCGCTGATACTCTCTCCGCTGCTGCCAAGCGAAAGATCAACTATGCCCGAATCACCGTTTCTTGTCATCTATCCCGAGCGAGTGCGTGAGAACTTCCACGCACTCCATGCCGCCATGCCCGCGGCAAGGATTCGCTTCGCGGTCAAGGCAAGTCCGGTGCCGGAGATCATCCGCGCGCTCGACGAGGAAGGCGCCGAGTTCGATGTCGCCAGCATCGGCGAGATCGAGCTGTGCCTCGAGCTCGGTGTCGAACCGGACACCCTCTGCTACGGCAATCCGATCAAGAAGGCCGCCGACATCGCCCGCGCCTACGCCCTCGGGGTGCGCCGCTTCGCCTTCGACACCGAGGACGATCTGCTGCGCATCGTGGAGCATGCGCCGGGCTCAGAGGTCGAATGCCGTTTCCTCGCTTCGGCTCCCGAGTCGCGCACCCCGTTCGGCACCAAGTTCGGCTGCACGCCCGGTGAGGCGTTCCGGCTGCTGGTCCGAGCCCGCGATCTCGGGCTGATCGTCGCGGGGCCGTATTTCCACGTCGGGTCGCAGCAACTCGATCCGGACGCGTGGCGGATCGGCGTCGAGCAGGCCGGTCGCATCGTGGAAGCATTGGCCGACAAGGAGATTCACGTCCAGTCGGTGAATATCGGTGGCGGCCTGCCGATCGCGTACGCCGATCCCGCACCCGCCATCGACGAGATCGCGGCGGTCATCACGGCCGCCGCGGCCGAATTCCTGCCCGAAACCGCCGGGGTGGTGGTCGAACCCGGCCGCGCGCTGGTCGGTTCCGCGGGCATCATCCACGCCGAGGTAGTCGGCGTGCGCATCGCGCCGGACGGCCGGCGCTGGGTGTATCTCGACATCGGCCGCTACAACGGAATGGCCGAGACCGAGAACGAGTACATCGCCTATCGGTTCGTCACAGACCGGGATGGTGACCCCGTCGATGAGGCGGTGGTGGCCGGTCCGACCTGCGACGGAGACGATGTACTGTATCAACGCACGCGAGTCTTCCTACCGACCACGTTGCGAGCCGGTGATCGCATTCAGATCCTCGACACCGGCGCCTATACCGCGAGCTATTCGTCGGTGTCCTTCAATGGTTTTCCGCCCTTGACCGTTCATGTCTCGGGCGCTGAGCGAGAGTGAGTTTGCCCATGACGGCGGATTTCACCGGCTGGCACGTGCTGGCCGAGTTCGGTGGTGTCGACGCGGCGCTCTGCGACGATCTCGAACGACTCGAATCGGCGTTGCGTGAGTCTTTGATCGCCGCGGGCGTCACCATCTGCGATGTCGTTCACAAAAAGTTCGATCCGCAGGGGGTGACTGTCCTCGCGCTGTTGTCGGAGTCCCACGCCTCGATTCACACCTATCCGGAGTCCGGCGACATCTTCGTCGACGTCTTCACCTGCGGCAGCATCGGCGCCGGCGCGTCGAAAGCCGTCGAACTCCTACGAGACAAACTCGCCCCCAACGACGTTCGCATGCAAGTCATCCGACGCGGACACGGCTCCCAACGCATCGAGGAACCCGTCGGCGAGGGTTTGACCCGCATCTGGGACCTGCACGAGGTCATCGTCGACACCCACACCCCGTTCCAGCACATGGTCATCGCCCGCACCGACCAAGGCATCAGCCTGTTCTCCGACAACGACCGCCAATCCACCGAATTCTCCCAACTGACCTACCACGAAGCGATGATGGTCCCCGCCTTCGCCCTGGCCCAGAAACTGGACAAGGTCCTCATCATCGGCTCCGGGGAAGGTGTGGCCAGCCAGATGTCGGTCGCCGCGGGCGCGACACAGGTCGACCACGTCGACATCGACCAACGCGAAGTCGAGTTGTGCGCCGAGCACCTGCCCTACGGCTACACCAGCGACGACCTGGCCGCCGCCGTCAAGGCCCAAGGCCCGATCACGGTGCACTACGCCGACGGCTGGGACTTCCTGGCCAACGCCGCCCAGACCGGCACCCGCTACGACGTCATCGTCATCGACCTGCCCGACGAAAGAGTCGAAGACGCACAACACAACCGGCTCTACGAAACAGAGTTCCTCTCGCGATGTCGCGAACTACTCGCCCCCGGCGGCGTACTCAGCGCCCAAGCCGGATGCGCCACCATGTGGCGCAACGAAACACTCAAACGGTCCTGGAACCGCTTCCACGACCAGTTCGCCACCGTCGTGCAATACGGCAGCGACGAACACGAATGGACATTCCTGTTCGGACTCAACGAACAAATCACCGACCCGGTACAAGCCATGACCGACCGCCTGACCACCCTGCCCTACCGCCCGGAAACCATCGACGCCCGAGCATTGATCCGCGGCGCGATCGAACCACACGCCCTGCGCGTGTAGCTCAACTTCGAACGCACCGGCTCCCAAGGAAATCCCTTGGGAGCCTGTGCGTTCGGCGTAGGTCAGAGCCGGCTGCGGTACTCCTCGACGTTCAGGCCCCCGACTCCCCAGTCGACGAGGTCGACCTCATCGATGACCACGTAGGTGCTCGCCGGATCCTTGCCGAGGACGTCCTGGAGTAGGTCGGTGACGCCTTTGATCAACTGCGCCTTCTCTTCCCGCGTGACGCCTTCGTTGGTGATCTT from Nocardia iowensis includes these protein-coding regions:
- the speD gene encoding adenosylmethionine decarboxylase, yielding MTADFTGWHVLAEFGGVDAALCDDLERLESALRESLIAAGVTICDVVHKKFDPQGVTVLALLSESHASIHTYPESGDIFVDVFTCGSIGAGASKAVELLRDKLAPNDVRMQVIRRGHGSQRIEEPVGEGLTRIWDLHEVIVDTHTPFQHMVIARTDQGISLFSDNDRQSTEFSQLTYHEAMMVPAFALAQKLDKVLIIGSGEGVASQMSVAAGATQVDHVDIDQREVELCAEHLPYGYTSDDLAAAVKAQGPITVHYADGWDFLANAAQTGTRYDVIVIDLPDERVEDAQHNRLYETEFLSRCRELLAPGGVLSAQAGCATMWRNETLKRSWNRFHDQFATVVQYGSDEHEWTFLFGLNEQITDPVQAMTDRLTTLPYRPETIDARALIRGAIEPHALRV
- a CDS encoding DEAD/DEAH box helicase, translated to MDLTELLEIPGTDADALYESFGAWAAEQGTPLYPAQDEALLELASGSNVILATPTGSGKSLVAVGAHLIALAQGKRTYYTAPIKALVSEKFFALCEVFGAERVGMVTGDAAVNADAPIICATAEILANLALREGSAADVGQVVMDEFHFYADPDRGWAWQVPLLELPRAQFLLMSATLGEVDFFAKDMERRTGRSTAVVAGTERPVPLTFSYARTPITETLEELVTTHQAPVYVVHFTQAAALERAQALTSVNFATRAEKDAIAAALGEFRFASGFGKTLSRLIRHGIGVHHAGMLPKYRRLVERLAQEGLLKVVCGTDTLGVGINVPIRTVLLTGLTKYDGVRTRRLKAREFHQISGRAGRAGYDTMGTVVVQAPEHEVENTRLLAKAGDDPKKQRKVVRRKPPEGFVSWSEETFDRLVAAQPEPMVSRFNVTNSMLLNVIARPGNCFDAMRHLLEDNHEPRPAQRKHILRAIRLYRALRDAGVVQQLDEPDAQGRRARLTVDLQRDFALDQPLSPFALAAFELLDKDAPSYTLDVVSLIESTLEDPRQLLMAQQHKARGVAINEMKADGIEYDERMELLEEVTWPKPLAELIEPAFETYRAGHPWVSEFAPSPKSVVRDMIDRSMTFAELISFYELARSEGVVLRYLADAYRALRRTVPDSARTEELDDITEWLGELVRQVDSSLLDEWEQLTNPGAEIDADQLAFGAETVRPISANERAFRVMVRNAMFRRVELAALHRWDALADLGTGPDWETELAPYFAEYESIGIGQNARGPQLFQIERRPGFWQVRQVLDDPAGDHGWSIVGVVDLAESDAAGEVVFDEITVSAG
- a CDS encoding metal-dependent transcriptional regulator, which codes for MKDLVDTTEMYLRTIYDLEEEGVVPLRARIAERLEQSGPTVSQTVARMERDGLLLVAGDRHLELTEKGRGMAVAVMRKHRLAERLLVDIIGLDWQNVHAEACRWEHVMSEDVERRLVEVLNHPTTSPYGNPIPGLDELGVVPPTAAEETLVRLSDLPYGQVHAVVVRRLAEHIQTDPEVIGQLREAGVVPDARVTVENKPGSVVITVPGHDGFELSDEMAHAVQVKLV
- a CDS encoding DUF4192 domain-containing protein, translating into MTTPETPRSADTAKLDSASDGGTHAAPDDLLCSRMSLRNKTSRAPVSLGAAMRSCEFLRARGNARPGDEVRPDDPGPAADSVALEDAGALGNAAQLDETARMEDSAASGESAPWEGAGAGAAPEGGGFGVADRGPAVVCADQAPSFDADAPDCAVHVDDPGELIAAVPAMIGFPPERSLVVLVLRAAPGRDDGAIIDAVVRFDLEQEGGRRKLRAGVVARCVAQICAHDEVAEVLAVVVDDRAVEPGRQRSTAGERCGTGRFEVLIDALARRLATHDIALAGAWAVPVIEPEQCWWSLFGVDRRGVVPDPATSMVALSHVLDGRQIRGSRSELTELVAVDADVRDQVAAILDNALAVARDRYARAVRRGDPSAYSRQALDYVLWQIANTESGVELMVPEIAELAAALRDRAVRDTMFALAVGDHAVAAEGMWAALTRALTGRDRAEAAALLGYSAYVRGDGPLAGIALEAALDADPDHPLATLLETSLIVGMRPEQLRRLARSGYDTATDLGIDLGSPAP
- a CDS encoding proteasome assembly chaperone family protein — translated: MDHESRMYELEFPAPQLSSDDGSGPVLVHGLEGFTDAGHAVRLATTHLRESLESELVASFDVDELLDYRSRRPLMTFKTDHFSEYAEPELNLYALRDTAGTPFLLLAGIEPDLRWEKFTTAVRLLAEQLGVRRSIGLSAIPMAIPHTRPLGVTAHSSDRELIPEHQRWPGELQVPGSASSLLEYRMAQHGHESVGFSVHVPHYLAQTAYPEAAQTLLENVADNAGLEIPLAALGEAAARVREQVNEHIAGNSEVETVVHALERQYDSFVSAQERQSSLLVGDGELPSGDELGAEFERFLAEQGGYEGEGEPDNGEQR
- the galE gene encoding UDP-glucose 4-epimerase GalE; this translates as MKLLVTGGAGYVGGVCAQVLLEEGHEVVVVDDLSTGNADGVPSAARFVEGDIAQAATALLAAETFDGVLHFAAQSLVGESVQQPEKYWHGNVVKTFELLEAMRHAGTPRLVFSSTAAVYGEPEQVPITEDAPTRPTNPYGASKLAIDHAITSYSIAHGLAATSLRYFNVAGAYGGLGENRVVETHLIPLVLQVAAGHRKAISVFGTDWPTPDGTAIRDYIHIRDLAQAHLLALGSSEPGTHRVYNLGSGTGFSVRQVISACERVTGLPITAQDAPRRPGDPATLIASSERAIAELGWHPEHNDLDEIVSDAWHFLQSLGPRAHSAR
- a CDS encoding type III PLP-dependent enzyme, producing the protein MPESPFLVIYPERVRENFHALHAAMPAARIRFAVKASPVPEIIRALDEEGAEFDVASIGEIELCLELGVEPDTLCYGNPIKKAADIARAYALGVRRFAFDTEDDLLRIVEHAPGSEVECRFLASAPESRTPFGTKFGCTPGEAFRLLVRARDLGLIVAGPYFHVGSQQLDPDAWRIGVEQAGRIVEALADKEIHVQSVNIGGGLPIAYADPAPAIDEIAAVITAAAAEFLPETAGVVVEPGRALVGSAGIIHAEVVGVRIAPDGRRWVYLDIGRYNGMAETENEYIAYRFVTDRDGDPVDEAVVAGPTCDGDDVLYQRTRVFLPTTLRAGDRIQILDTGAYTASYSSVSFNGFPPLTVHVSGAERE
- a CDS encoding sensor domain-containing protein — translated: MADSARRRVYFAVPVASAVLLAGCGSTVTGHPVAGEQTKVTRHVSAALSTLLVDPAQFPVRYPAVVLPPEAAGQAAGDLTGISRGARVQPGNCVPPEQRLGPDQTAIAVGTDDATRATITVELIRTEQPLAAWRSQLKQCSTVRVSRGAATTTVTTELEPPPPIDADDTLALRRTVAPDVGGAGLTQTMRTLAGQVGDVRITVTYMSFSDAKPDMAAVDELFTTAVRRVEQG
- a CDS encoding tautomerase family protein — its product is MPYVNIKITNEGVTREEKAQLIKGVTDLLQDVLGKDPASTYVVIDEVDLVDWGVGGLNVEEYRSRL